The uncultured Fibrobacter sp. genome includes the window CACCATATTCAGTGTGATAACCGGCAACGAGTTCAGGTTCACCTTCGGCAACGTCGAACGGAGCACGGCCCGTTTCGGCAATCGTCGCAATGAGGAAGCAGAAGAATGCCACCGGCTGGGCGACAATGCCCCACACGTGGTGTTCCTGCCAGCTCACGATATCGGTGAGGCTGAAGGAGCCCGCGAGCACCAGGAGGCCCATCATCGAAAGGCCCTGGCAGACTTCGTAGCTGATCGTCATCGCGGTCGTACGCAAAGAACCGAGGTAGCTGTACTTGGAACGGGAGCTAAGACCCGCAAGCACGGCACCATAGGCGGAAAGCGAACTGAAACCGAACAGGAGCAGAATGCCCACTTCGGAATCCACGATCGGACCTGCAATGCGCACCACCTGGCCACCCCATTCAAAGACCATCGGGCCAAACCAGGGAATCACGCACGGAGAAAGGAACACGATGGCAAACGGGATTGCCGGCGCCACGTAGTAAAGGAACTTCTTTGCACCCTTCGGAGCAAACATTTCCTTGAAGAACAACTTGGTACCGTCGCACATGTTCTGCACATAGCCGAGCAGGCGGACCTTACCAAAATACGGAACCTTGATGTAGGAGCGGTTCGGGCCCTGACGGTCCTGCATGAAACCCGCACCACGGCGTTCCATAGGAATCAACAACAGGATGTAGAGCACCGGCACGAAGCAGAAGCCGAACTTCGCAATCGTGATAAGCCATTCCACCCAGGTTTTGGATTCGATGATATCCATTAGGCGTTACCTCCTTCGAGCAACTTGCCTGTACTCTTGATGGTATCGTAAGAAAGTCCTGC containing:
- a CDS encoding complex I subunit 1 family protein — its product is MDIIESKTWVEWLITIAKFGFCFVPVLYILLLIPMERRGAGFMQDRQGPNRSYIKVPYFGKVRLLGYVQNMCDGTKLFFKEMFAPKGAKKFLYYVAPAIPFAIVFLSPCVIPWFGPMVFEWGGQVVRIAGPIVDSEVGILLLFGFSSLSAYGAVLAGLSSRSKYSYLGSLRTTAMTISYEVCQGLSMMGLLVLAGSFSLTDIVSWQEHHVWGIVAQPVAFFCFLIATIAETGRAPFDVAEGEPELVAGYHTEYGAMQFGLFYMGEYSHICISSLLVATLFLGGYSVPFVPTETIQAHMGGSLAILCWVLAFFALAFLHMIYRYSRKLRAAAQVNKMEILQEYKLYKGIGWIAAVVLICAGVASWMLYNPQVTMVNGVAVNTLGAALGTALIHLLVLLVKSVFFCWVWIWVRWTLPRFRYDHIMHLGWKIILNIAILNLVVTAVVAKLLGGN